GCTAAACATGGTAATAGAAGTGTTTCTAGTAAATCAGGATCATCAGATCTTTTAGAATCTTTTGGTATAAACTTAAACTTATCTCCAGAAGATACAAAAAAATCTATAGATAAATATAATTTAGGTTTTTTATTTGCACCTAACTATAATGATGGTCTTAAGCATGTTAGAGAAGCTAGGAAGCTGATGAAAACAAGAACGATCTTTAATATTCTGGGACCTCTTATTAATCCAGCTAAACCAAAAATAGCACTAATAGGAGTTTATTCGAAAGATTTAATTTTGCCAATGGCAAAAACACTAGCAAAAATGAATATAGAAAAAGCTGCTGTTGTATATGGAAGTGGTTTAGATGAGGTTGCTATACATGATGTTACATATATTGCGGAAGTTAGCGAATCAAATATAAAAGAGTATGTATTATATCCTTCTGATTTTGGTATAAAGACTTATAGTATAAGTGAAATACAAGGGGGGTTACCAGAAGAAAATAGAGAAATAACAAAACTAATGCTTCAAGGTAAAGGAACGGATGCTCAAAATAGTGCTGTAGCTGTTAATGTGGCGATGTTAATGAAATTATTTGGTAAAGATAATCTTGTGGAAAATACAAACGAAATATTAAAAGTTTTAAAATCAGGTAAGTGTTATAAAACACTACAACAAATTGTAGATCAAAAATAAACTTTCTAATACTATATAAATAAACGGTTCTGTTGCAAACTTTGACTAATTTTATGAATTTTCTTAAACTTTCAGGATATTGTATCTAATTTTATCTTTTTATGAATGAATTTAAATATAAGCGTTTTAATGGCGTGGTTATTCTATGGGCAGTAAGATGGTATTTAAAATATGGCATAAGTTATAGAGATTTAGAAGAAATGCTAAGAGAGCGAGGAGTAAATGTAGACCATACAACTATCTATAGATGTGTAATTCAATACTCTCCAAAATTAAAGCAGAAATTAAGTTGGTATCGTGGCAAATTCTTCTATCAAGCACTAACAGATAGGTTTGCTATCTAGCAACAACAATTGGAAAAGAGCTATCGAAATCGCTATTCATCAAGGCCATTCTCAGGCAAATAAAGCAAGATTTGTACTAAACTTAAATAAATGGCAGGGTATAGAATCGACATATTCCTCCCAAGTATAAAAATCTTCTAGATATAAAGACTTATATGCTTCTTTAACACCATTAAAAAGCTCAAAATGACTATGACCTGTGAAAAAAAATGTAAATATTGGAAACATTCTTGGCATAATTTGCATATACTCTTTTTTTAAAAAAGTAGTTTTATTCTCCCGACTATAAATTTCAAGTACTTTAACTAAAAGTAATCCAATTCCTGAAATTCCTGAAACATAAATTTGCTTTTCATCAATTCGAAATTTATTCCAGTCTGAATCTTTCTTTTTTGGAGCTATTGATCTTGATGAGGGCATATTAACTTTACTTCTACTAAGTTCTGGTAATCTACTTTTTTGCATGAGCCCCATAGCAGTAGTAGTTTTACTATTATCTATCTTTGGCCCCTTATCTTTGAAATATGGATGCTCATCATAAGTTCTTGATAATTTGGAATCAATAAAATTACTATGTATGCTACTTGTAAGTTTAGATGGTAACCAATTGTATGCTTGTGTCAACATTATTAATTTACAAAACGATCTTATGCCTGCATAACTGCTACTTCTTGAAATAGGGAAGTGTATTTTTAAGCTTCTTAAAACTTCAGCATAACTAAATATTCGCAGGTCTATAACATTATCTTCAAGATCGTAGAGTTTTTCCTCGAAGATATCATTATTCAAACGTGGATACAGGTCTCTAAAATTAGCAAAAATCTCATCAGGCATATTAACGATAATATCTTTATCTTTATCTATAGCTTGAGAGATTGTAAATATACCCGCAATATTTATCCATAAAGCAGGATCATGCGACAAAATAAGTTTTGGAGATAAAAGACAAGTTGCAATTATTTTTTTCAAGTAATCATTAATAGTAGATATTTTATTTGATAACAAATGTACTTCATCTGAATTATTAAAATAGTATTTTATCATTAAAAATGATAAGGCTGTTTCAAACTTACGAGGGTAATATTCTGTTTCATTATTTTTTAAATCATAGGGATATTTAAAAAAATGTTTTAATTCTGGCTCTGGAATACCAATTTTATTGATTCTGATTGAACTATCTATGCTCTTCTGTAACATTATTGACTTATATCCATCTTCTAATATATTTATAATCTTTTTGATTACAGTTTCTAATCTTGGGATATTCATAGCTTCTTGCTTATCAAATATATATTTGATTCTAACAGCAATATTATCAAAAGTATTTTCATCAACTGGTATTCTTAAAGTATTTACTTCAATTAGTACTTCA
This region of Francisella frigiditurris genomic DNA includes:
- the trpD gene encoding anthranilate phosphoribosyltransferase, with product MIILDDIVKKLYNLEGLTSTESYQLFTYFVKGEIPLALQTSILTALKLKKETPTEIAAAAEALIDNAKSFPKIDYEFADIAGTGGDGLNTINISTTAAFVAATCGLKIAKHGNRSVSSKSGSSDLLESFGINLNLSPEDTKKSIDKYNLGFLFAPNYNDGLKHVREARKLMKTRTIFNILGPLINPAKPKIALIGVYSKDLILPMAKTLAKMNIEKAAVVYGSGLDEVAIHDVTYIAEVSESNIKEYVLYPSDFGIKTYSISEIQGGLPEENREITKLMLQGKGTDAQNSAVAVNVAMLMKLFGKDNLVENTNEILKVLKSGKCYKTLQQIVDQK